Genomic window (Calonectris borealis chromosome 18, bCalBor7.hap1.2, whole genome shotgun sequence):
aggcggggccgggccggggaggccccgcggcgccgggggaAGCGCAGGGCGGCGGGCGCAGCCGGGACGCGGACGGtaccggggcccgggggggtgAGCGGGgtcgggggggagcgggggcgggcgggctggggggcggccggggctcggGCCGATGAGtgcctgcccggggcggggggttttcagcggggctcccccggggccgccACGTCCTTCCCCTCGGGGGTCCCGGCGGGCCCCGGAGCTCCGTCCCGCTCCGGGACGGGGGAGCCGACCTGGTCGCTCCGAGCCGGCGTTGCGAGGGAGGTTGGGGAACCCCAACCACGGCCCGGATCCTGGTCCGCTGGCGACGGCTCCAGGCCCCACGGCCCCAGCGAGCCCAGAAGCCGTCCTGCAACGGGCCGGGGGGCTCGGCgcccggggcagctccccgtgGGGCTCCACTGGGCTCTGCTCAGCGCCCGGCGGCCGGGAATGAAGGTGCTGCCACTGTGACTGCAGCATGGGGCCATCTCCATCCCCTACAGCGGGTGACGAGGTGGCCCGGAGCCCATATACCCTCCAACAGCCACCACCGCTGTGAGCAGACCCCACCGGGACCCCCGCTTGCAGGGAGCCgaggggagggagagcagccgGGGGCACGGGCAGACCCACGGCAGCTCCAGCGGGCCGAGAGCGGCTTGTGCTGAGCTCCCGGTCAGCTTTGGCCAAGGATGGATGCACGGAGATGGGGATGTAGTTGTCTGCTGGTGGCAGAAAAAGGTTTTCGGCTGGGTTCGTGGGCCGGGCAGTCTCGCCGCGTTGCCCAAAGAGGAAGGGCGAGCTGGTGGGGCTGCGACAGGGGAACACGAGAGCGGGCACGGATGGAGCCTCTGCTGCAGCCGTTCTAGCGCCAAGCTGCAACCGGAGATCATCTGCGGGTTTGGGGTTGGTCCTGCCCCTCGCTGGGTGCCCACAGGGATGGACCGAAGCCGGGATGCCTGGGGGTGAGGTTGGCCCTGGGGGGATGCAGGGCGAGGAGATGGGGAGGACAGCATCGCCCGCCGGCCAGGCTGAAATGCGGGGATCACCTGCTTATTTTGCCTGCAAAGATCTGAAATAATGGAGGCCCCTGATGTTAATGAAGGGAAATTATGGCTGTTCTTCAGCTTGGCGtggctggagggtggggaggCTCCGGTTAGCCCAGGGGCAGCTGGGCCACAGGTGCGGCCACCTGAAGGGAGGCTTTGGGAGCGCAGTGGAGGGTTTGTCTCGGACCCGACGCTGACAGCAGCCTACCCTGGTGTGCAGGGCATGAGAGAGCAAATGAAGGGGAGGAAATCGCCTACTTCCAGCTTCTGACCGATAACCTCCATCGATCAGTGTCTAATAGAAACACAATGGCTCTTTCCAACGGGAAATGGGCAGCTGCCTCCTCTTGCATCATGAGATGCGAGATAAGGGCTGGTGTATCTTTCTCCTGTAATCAATGCTTTGTTTTGAGATGTTTGGAAATACCTCGCGAGGAAGTTCCTCATTGTAGAGCCACCGGGGAGGGCAGTGGGGGCTCCACGTCGCGCCGTGGGAGGTGATGCAAAACAAGCGGCACCGCTGTTAAGCAATTTCCCGTCAGCGGGGCCTGTCCACGCCGCTCGGCCGACCACATCTGAACGGAGCATCATGCTCTTGTCACGCTCGCTGTGGTGAAACGGGGGAAATTTGGCACCCTTGGTCAGCCCCGAGCGGGGAGGTGACACTGCTCTTGTCCCTCAGACATTGGCAGGGTGATGCCAGCTTGATCCAGAGCCATGTCCAGGTACCTGAAGCACTTCACGGTGGTGGGGGACGACCCCGTGCAGTGGAGCAACGACTATCAgaaatgggaggaggagaaggaggaggctggggagaaTGGGGAGAAGCAGCCAGATTCGGAGATCAAGCTGGAGCCCACCAGCAGCCGTGTCTCCTTCCAGGACATGATGAAAAAGCTCTTCAGCTCCCACAGGTTTCAGGTGAggcggaacaaacccaggccaAAGGGAGATGAGGGCGAGACTTGGCCAAAGGCGCCTGTGACAGCAGAATCAACGTGGGATAGAGCTCAAGGCGGGCTGGGAGCGGCGTCGAACTTGTGAACGCTCGCGGTGCCCGTGAGAGCGGCTGTTGCCTCCGAGCTGAGCCGTCCTGTTGGAAACGAGCCGCTCCGCCGCGGGCGCAGATGTTTCCTGAGCGGCGACAAGCTCCGGCGCACGCTCGTCACGGCGCGGGTGGAGGCACGTGCTCTCCCCCGGCTTGAGCTCCCCCACGCCAAGCGGTGGGAAACGGCTGGGTTCGGTGGGGAGCCAAGTGGGTTTGTACGGGCGAGACTTTGCAGGAAGAACCCACCGACCAGGGGCTGCGGGagtgggggtcctgggagggagCGACAGAAAGCTCCGTGAAATGCAACCAGCCAAATCGGGGATGCAGGGCATTGGGACATGATTAGCTGAAGGCTGCATCGGCTCCTCTTGCCGATCTGTTCGTGCTGGGAGAGGGTTCACATCGGTTCTTCTCCTCCGACAGATCCTGGTTGTCTGCTTGGTCATCCTCGATGCCTTGTTGGTCCTCGGGGAATTGCTTATGGACTTGCAAATCATCCATCCGGACAAACATAATATAACCCCAAAGGTAAAATGCAAGGAAATGCCAATGTGAACCACGATTTCCCTCTCTTTGGTGCTCAAAGCCCGCTAGAGAGGACGACTGGGCAGGCAGGACCTGGACCTTCAGCCTTGCCGAGCCGGCAGTCGCGGGCAGAAGGACGAAGGTCTCGCAGAGACTCGTGTGACAGCCCTGCGGTGTGCGGGGCCCTCCTGGCTCCGCTCATGCCGGTCCGTGCGGCGGCTGCGTGTTTCCTCGGGCTGCGGCAGAGCTGAATCGCTCTCGCCACCCTTCTCCTGGTCATCTTCACACCTCCTGCTCTGGCTTACCCAAAGCCGCTGGCTGCCCAGCCATGCTCGCTCTGGGTGTCCTTTAGAGCAGAAGGAAAGTCCCCAGCCCTTCTCACAGAGTCAGATCAGACGTGCCCTGGAGCAGCGGAGGTTTTCCAGCCTGCCCCGCTCATGTGCACGCGGGAGGGGTTCCTGGCCCTAAACTTGCGCTGTCTTTTCCCAGGTTTTCCATTACCTCTCCCTTTCCATTTTAACCATCTTCCTGGTTGAGGTGGGGTTTAAAGTCTTCGTCTACCGGCGGGAGTTCTTCCACCACAAGTTCGAAGTGCTGGACGGGATCGTCGTGGTGGTGTCGTTCATCCTCGACGTCGTCCTGATCTTCCGGGAACACGAGTTTGAAGCTGTCGGGCTCCTGATACTCCTGCGGCTGTGGC
Coding sequences:
- the HVCN1 gene encoding voltage-gated hydrogen channel 1, which gives rise to MSRYLKHFTVVGDDPVQWSNDYQKWEEEKEEAGENGEKQPDSEIKLEPTSSRVSFQDMMKKLFSSHRFQILVVCLVILDALLVLGELLMDLQIIHPDKHNITPKVFHYLSLSILTIFLVEVGFKVFVYRREFFHHKFEVLDGIVVVVSFILDVVLIFREHEFEAVGLLILLRLWRVARIINGIILSVKTRSEQQVSKLKQANLKLATKVEQLEHSCVEKEQEIERLNKILKQHGLISEQK